A genomic region of Papaver somniferum cultivar HN1 chromosome 7, ASM357369v1, whole genome shotgun sequence contains the following coding sequences:
- the LOC113299692 gene encoding diacylglycerol kinase 1-like, producing the protein MGDNGNIFRTWFLKWGRVESSGMTENHVFVSACFSVALVGILTVAYSIFQWRRNTSNSWMKAIARSKKNPKAKHRVPIAAHTWSLESLSRGKSLNCCVCLKSVCPTQPLGPMMASNSFIHRCNICGAAAHLSCSSKAQKDCKCISMTGYENMIHQWAVRWTEIADQPDEMASCSICDELCNASFLGGSPVWCCLWCQRLVHFECHATALHEMGDICDLGPFKRLILSPLFVKELNRTTSAGFLSSITQGANELASTVRVRIKSHRKKHKRGGETSIDAAKTSSACDQPIENAAYTDQTPKGVNGNGESCNGNTELQVTHEGGEMNKKVDLKPNHQRVLSSNQRDGSQVLGVKQNYELIDLPPDTRPLLVFINKKSGAQRGDTLRQRLNILLNPVQVFELSATQGPEVGLHLFRRVPHFRVLVCGGDGTVCWVLDAIEKQNFVSPPPVAILPAGTGNDLARVLSWGGGLGVVESQGGLCTVLHHIEHAAVTILDRWRITITNQHGKVQSPKFMNNYCGIGCDAKVALDIHNLREENPEKFYNQFMNKVLYAREGAKSMMDNTFEDFPWQVRVEVDGVDVEVPEDAEGVLVANIGSYMGGVDLWQNEDEADDNFDPQSMHDKMLEVVSISGMWHLGKLQIGLSRARRLAQGQSIKIHICVPLPVQVDGEPWFQEPCTLTVSHHGQAFMLKRASEEPLGHAAALIADVLESAESNRVITASQKRVLLQEMALRLS; encoded by the exons ATGGGCGACAATGGAAACATTTTTAGAACTTGGTTTCTAAAATGGGGGAGGGTTGAGTCATCTGGGATGACAGAAAATCATGTATTTGTCTCTGCGTGCTTTTCGGTTGCTTTAGTTGGAATCTTGACAGTAGCTTACAGCATCTTCCAATGGAGAAGAAACACTAGTAATAGCTGGATGAAAGCCATAGCTAGGTCTAAGAAAAATCCAAAAGCAAAGCACAGAGTCCCAATAGCCGCCCATACATGGAGCTTGGAGTCCCTGTCCCGTGGAAAAAGTCTAAATTGTTGTGTTTGCTTGAAATCTGTATGCCCCACTCAGCCTCTGGGGCCGATGATGGCCTCCAACAGCTTCATCCACCGTTGCAATATATGTGGTGCAGCCGCACATTTAAGCTGCTCCTCAAAGGCACAAAAGGATTGCAAGTGTATTTCGATGACAGGGTATGAAAACATGATTCACCAGTGGGCTGTCCGGTGGACAGAGATTGCTGATCAACCAGATGAAATGGCCTCATGTAGTATTTGTGACGAGCTTTGTAATGCATCTTTTCTTGGTGGTTCTCCAGTCTGGTGCTGCTTGTGGTGTCAGCGACTTGTTCATTTCGAGTGTCATGCTACTGCTCTTCATGAGATGGGTGATATTTGTGATTTGGGTCCATTTAAAAGGCTGATCTTATCACCACTGTTTGTTAAGGAATTGAATCGTACTACCTCGGCTGGTTTTTTGAGTTCAATCACTCAAGGAGCTAATGAGCTTGCATCTACTGTGCGTGTAAGAATCAAGAGTCACCGCAAGAAGCACAAGCGTGGAGGTGAAACCTCTATTGATGCTGCAAAGACATCAAGCGCCTGCGATCAGCCAATAGAAAATGCTGCTTATACTGATCAAACACCAAAAGGTGTAAATGGAAATGGTGAAAGTTGTAATGGTAATACGGAGTTGCAGGTAACTCATGAAGGGGGTGAAATGAATAAAAAGGTGGACCTGAAACCAAATCACCAAAGAGTACTATCATCCAATCAGAGAGACGGGTCTCAGGTTTTAGGGGTAAAACAGAATTATGAGTTGATCGATTTGCCTCCAGATACAAGACCACTTCTTGTTTTCATAAACAAGAAGAGTGGTGCCCAACGTGGTGATACACTCAGGCAGCGTTTGAACATCCTTCTGAATCCTGTTCAG GTCTTTGAATTGAGCGCTACGCAAGGACCAGAGGTGGGCCTTCACTTATTTAGAAGAGTACCTCATTTCAGGGTTCTAGTATGTGGAGGGGATGGTACAGTCTGTTGGGTTCTTGATGCCATTGAGAAGCAAAATTTTGTATCTCCTCCCCCTGTTGCAATTCTTCCAGCCGGGACGGGGAATGATCTAGCCAGGGTTTTGTCTTGGGGAGGTGGTTTGGGTGTGGTGGAGAGCCAAGGAGGACTTTGTACAGTGTTGCACCACATAGAGCATGCAGCAGTTACTATTCTTGATCGATGGAGGATAACAATAACAAACCAACATGGGAAAGTTCAATCACCGAAGTTCATGAATAACTATTGTG GAATTGGGTGTGATGCAAAGGTGGCGTTGGATATTCATAATCTGCGAGAAGAGAATCCAGAGAAATTCTATAATCAG TTTATGAACAAAGTGCTTTATGCTCGGGAAGGTGCAAAGAGTATGATGGATAATACATTTGAAGACTTCCCTTGGCAAGTCCGAGTGGAGGTGGACGGGGTAGACGTAGAGGTCCCTGAG GATGCGGAGGGTGTACTTGTTGCTAACATCGGTAGTTACATGGGAGGTGTGGATTTGTGGCAAAACGAGGATGAAGCTGATGATAATTTTGATCCTCAGTCCATGCATGACAAGATGCTAGAGGTTGTCAGCATATCAGGAATGTGGCATCTTGGAAAACTTCAG ATTGGACTTTCACGAGCTAGAAGACTTGCGCAAGGGCAGTCTATCAAGATTCATATCTGTGTCCCCTTGCCAGTTCAAGTGGATGGCGAGCCTTGGTTTCAAGAACCGTGCACATTGACTGTATCGCACCATGGCCAG GCATTCATGTTGAAGAGGGCTTCCGAGGAACCTCTAGGTCATGCAGCTGCGCTAATAGCCGATGTACTCGAGAGTGCTGAAAGCAATCGTGTCATTACTGCCTCCCAAAAGCGAGTCCTGCTTCAAGAAATGGCATTAAGGTTATCTTAG
- the LOC113299691 gene encoding pentatricopeptide repeat-containing protein At5g11310, mitochondrial-like, with protein sequence MLIRLAQMFTRTPNNPNFIFITTRLFSASSSNESLLPISKNPIIKWPSETHHPKPNPESSHQNQDEQNPSPNFLQRDCITICNLLRDSYNNLSPEKTLETALDETGIKPASSLLQTILPHFDSSPEPSLSLYKWAVKQPSFDPDTFAVLIKQYTLAGMTLTAIRTFEIASELDSSHYTFSISSLFETLLDSLCKEGHVRIASEYCVKRRELEPGWVPSVGVYNVLLEGWFRIGKLKQAERLWGDMKTENVAPNVVTYGTLVEGYCKLRRVERAMELVSEMKREGIRGDAIVYDPIVDALSEAGRFKEALGMMERLLVTDPGPTISTYNSMVKGYCKAGDLAGASKILKMMIGRGLIPTATTYNYFFRHFSKFGKIEEGMNLYSKMIESGYFPDRLTYHLLIKMLSEVGRSDLVVQVCKDMKVKGHGLDLGTSSMLVHLLCNLRRLEEACVEFEDMIRRGVVPQSLTYKELCDELKIAGMHEMARKLSVQMSSIPHEMKLPNTYRGGGDRSQEVRTSILRKAQAMSDVLKTSKNVQVLSKLRVRSKEPGEAKIDKQNVRRCGKDVKGV encoded by the coding sequence ATGTTGATTCGTCTGGCTCAAATGTTTACCCGGACACCTaacaaccctaatttcatcttcatCACTACCAGACTCTTCTCTGCATCCTCATCTAATGAATCACTTCTTccaatttctaaaaaccctataATCAAATGGCCCTCAGAAACCCATCATCCAAAACCAAACCCCGAATCTTCCCAtcaaaatcaagatgaacaaAATCCTAGTCCTAATTTTCTTCAAAGAGACTGTATTACAATCTGCAATCTTCTAAGGGACAGTTACAATAATCTTTCACCTGAAAAAACTCTTGAAACTGCATTAGATGAAACTGGTATCAAACCTGCTTCTTCTCTATTACAAACAATTTTGCCCCATTTTGATTCTTCACCAGAACCCTCTCTTTCTCTCTACAAATGGGCAGTAAAACAACCCTCTTTTGATCCTGATACTTTTGCAGTTCTCATTAAGCAGTACACTCTTGCAGGTATGACTTTGACTGCGATTCGCACATTTGAGATTGCTAGTGAATTAGATTCAAGTCATTATACATTTTCAATATCTAGTTTGTTTGAGACTTTATTGGACTCTCTTTGTAAAGAAGGGCATGTTAGGATAGCTTCTGAGTATTGTGTTAAGAGGAGAGAATTAGAACCAGGTTGGGTACCTTCAGTTGGAGTTTATAATGTTTTACTTGAGGGATGGTTTCGAATTGGGAAACTTAAACAGGCTGAAAGACTCTGGGGGGATATGAAAACAGAAAATGTAGCTCCTAATGTTGTAACTTATGGTACACTTGTTGAAGGTTATTGCAAATTGCGTCGCGTTGAGAGGGCAATGGAATTAGTCTCAGAGATGAAGAGAGAAGGAATTCGTGGTGACGCTATTGTTTATGATCCAATTGTTGATGCATTGAGTGAAGCGGGTAGATTTAAAGAAGCTTTAGGAATGATGGAGAGATTGTTGGTTACGgatccaggtccaactatttcgACTTATAATTCTATGGTGAAGGGTTATTGCAAGGCAGGGGATTTGGCTGGAGCAAGCAAGATTCTAAAGATGATGATAGGGAGAGGGTTAATTCCAACAGCAACAACTTATAATTATTTCTTCAGGCATTTTTCTAAATTTGGGAAGATTGAAGAAGGGATGAATCTTTACTCTAAGATGATTGAGTCAGGGTATTTTCCGGATCGTCTTACTTACCACTTGTTAATCAAGATGTTGAGTGAGGTTGGGAGGTCAGATTTGGTTGTTCAAGTTTGCAAGGACATGAAGGTTAAAGGTCATGGTTTGGATCTAGGTACTAGTTCCATGTTAGTTCATTTGCTCTGTAatttacgaagacttgaagaagcttGTGTGGAGTTTGAGGATATGATAAGGAGAGGGGTGGTTCCTCAATCTCTTACTTATAAGGAACTTTGCGACGAACTGAAAATAGCAGGAATGCATGAAATGGCTAGGAAGCTATCTGTCCAGATGAGTTCTATCCCACATGAGATGAAGTTACCAAATACATATAGAGGAGGAGGAGATAGGTCACAAGAAGTGAGAACATCCATATTGCGAAAAGCTCAGGCTATGTCTGATGTTTTAAAGACATCAAAAAATGTGCAGGTACTCTCTAAGCTTAGAGTTCGTTCGAAGGAACCTGGCGAAGCAAAAATCGATAAACAGAATGTAAGGAGATGCGGGAAAGATGTGAAGGGTGTGTAA